One Mycobacterium sp. SMC-4 DNA window includes the following coding sequences:
- the pcrA gene encoding DNA helicase PcrA produces the protein MTSLYPATGTDELLDGLNPQQRQAVLHEGSPLLIVAGAGSGKTAVLTRRIAYLLAAREVGVGQVLAITFTNKAAAEMRERVAGLVGPRARNMWISTFHSSCVRILRNQASLLPGLNSNFSIYDADDSRRLLLMIGKDLGLDTKKHSPRLLANGISNLKNELIGPEQAAAEASEAADDLARIIAEVYGEYQRRLRASNALDFDDLIGETVAVLQAFPQIAQYYRRRFRHILVDEYQDTNHAQYVLVRELVGGGATESDDAVAPAELCVVGDADQSIYAFRGATIRNIEDFERDFPNATTILLEQNYRSTQTILNAANAVIARNAGRREKRLWTDAGEGELIVGYVAENEHDEARFIAQEIDALADSSSAFSYNDVAVFYRTNNSSRAIEEVFIRAGIPYKVVGGVRFYERREIRDIVAYLRVLDNPGDAVSMRRILNTPRRGIGDRAEACVAVYAENTGASFADALVAAAEGKVPMLNSRSEKAIASFVALLDDLRAGLDGELGELVEAVLDRTGYRAELESSTDAQDLARLDNLNELVSVAHEFATDLANLRALADEDGAQQQDEDVPDTGVLAAFLERVSLVADADDIPEHGAGVVTMMTLHTAKGLEFPIVFVTGWEDGMFPHMRALGDPVELSEERRLAYVGITRARQRLYLSRAKVRSSWGQPMLNPESRFLREIPEDLINWRRTETPQSRFAAPVGNAGRYGTPRPSPARSAAGKRPMVVLEPGDRVNHDKYGLGRVEEVSGAGESAMSLIDFGSAGRVKLMHNHAPIQKL, from the coding sequence ATGACATCGCTGTACCCCGCCACCGGCACCGACGAACTCCTGGACGGGCTCAACCCGCAGCAGCGCCAGGCTGTGTTGCACGAGGGCTCGCCGCTGCTCATCGTCGCCGGCGCGGGCTCGGGCAAGACCGCGGTGTTGACCCGCCGCATCGCCTACCTGCTGGCCGCCCGGGAGGTCGGGGTCGGGCAGGTGCTGGCCATCACGTTCACCAACAAGGCCGCCGCCGAGATGCGCGAGCGAGTCGCCGGACTTGTGGGTCCTCGGGCTCGCAACATGTGGATCTCCACCTTCCACTCCTCGTGTGTGCGCATCCTGCGCAACCAGGCGTCGCTACTGCCGGGGTTGAACTCCAACTTCTCGATCTACGACGCCGACGATTCACGGCGGCTGCTGTTGATGATCGGCAAGGACTTGGGGCTCGACACCAAGAAGCACTCTCCCCGGCTGCTGGCCAACGGCATCTCGAACCTGAAGAACGAGCTGATCGGCCCCGAGCAGGCCGCCGCGGAAGCTTCGGAGGCCGCCGATGACCTGGCCCGCATCATCGCCGAGGTGTACGGCGAGTACCAGCGCAGGCTGCGCGCGTCCAACGCGCTGGACTTCGACGACCTGATCGGCGAGACGGTCGCGGTGCTGCAGGCGTTTCCCCAGATCGCTCAGTATTACCGTCGCCGGTTCCGCCACATCCTCGTCGACGAGTACCAGGACACCAACCACGCGCAGTACGTCCTGGTGCGCGAGCTCGTCGGAGGCGGGGCCACCGAGTCCGACGATGCGGTAGCCCCGGCCGAGTTGTGCGTCGTCGGTGACGCCGACCAGTCCATCTACGCCTTCCGCGGGGCGACGATCCGCAACATCGAAGATTTCGAACGCGACTTCCCGAACGCCACCACGATTCTGCTCGAACAGAACTACCGCTCCACGCAGACCATTCTCAACGCCGCCAACGCGGTCATCGCTCGCAACGCTGGACGGCGGGAGAAGAGGCTGTGGACCGATGCCGGTGAAGGCGAACTGATCGTCGGCTATGTCGCGGAGAACGAGCACGACGAGGCGCGCTTCATCGCCCAGGAGATCGACGCACTCGCCGATTCCAGCAGCGCATTCAGCTATAACGACGTCGCGGTGTTCTATCGCACCAACAACTCCTCCCGCGCGATCGAGGAGGTGTTCATCCGCGCCGGCATTCCCTACAAGGTCGTCGGCGGCGTTCGGTTCTACGAACGCAGGGAGATTCGCGACATCGTGGCCTATCTGCGGGTGCTCGACAACCCCGGCGACGCGGTCAGTATGCGGCGCATCCTCAACACCCCGCGCCGCGGCATCGGCGACCGGGCCGAAGCATGTGTGGCGGTCTACGCCGAGAACACCGGCGCCAGTTTCGCCGACGCCCTCGTCGCAGCTGCCGAGGGCAAGGTGCCGATGCTGAACTCCCGCTCGGAGAAGGCCATCGCGAGCTTCGTCGCGCTGCTCGACGATCTGCGGGCCGGCCTCGACGGCGAACTCGGCGAACTCGTCGAAGCGGTGCTCGACCGTACCGGCTACCGCGCCGAACTCGAGTCCTCCACCGACGCCCAGGACCTCGCCCGGTTGGACAACCTCAATGAATTGGTCTCGGTGGCACACGAATTCGCCACCGACCTGGCCAACCTTCGGGCCCTGGCCGACGAGGACGGCGCACAGCAACAGGACGAAGACGTCCCCGACACCGGGGTGCTGGCGGCGTTCCTGGAGCGGGTGTCCCTGGTCGCCGACGCCGACGACATCCCCGAGCACGGCGCCGGGGTGGTCACCATGATGACCCTGCACACCGCCAAGGGCCTGGAGTTCCCGATCGTGTTCGTCACCGGGTGGGAGGACGGCATGTTTCCGCACATGCGCGCCCTCGGCGATCCCGTCGAGTTGTCCGAGGAGCGGCGCCTGGCCTATGTCGGCATCACCCGGGCCCGTCAGCGTCTGTACCTCAGCCGTGCGAAGGTGCGCTCGTCCTGGGGCCAGCCGATGCTCAACCCGGAATCACGCTTTCTGCGGGAGATCCCCGAAGACCTGATCAACTGGCGCCGCACGGAGACGCCGCAATCGCGGTTCGCCGCGCCGGTCGGCAATGCGGGCCGGTACGGCACGCCGCGACCGTCACCGGCACGCTCGGCAGCGGGTAAGCGCCCGATGGTGGTGCTCGAACCCGGCGACCGGGTCAACCACGACAAGTACGGGCTGGGCCGGGTCGAGGAAGTGTCCGGAGCCGGCGAGTCGGCCATGTCGCTGATCGACTTCGGCAGCGCCGGGCGGGTGAAGCTGATGCACAACCACGCCCCGATACAAAAGCTCTAG
- a CDS encoding chorismate mutase translates to MTTTETTQVPDIDELRKEIDRLDAEILAAVKRRTEVSQTIGKARMASGGTRLVHSREMKVIERYSELGIEGKNLAMLLLRLGRGRLGY, encoded by the coding sequence ATGACGACGACGGAGACCACCCAGGTGCCCGATATCGACGAGCTGCGCAAGGAGATCGACCGCCTCGACGCGGAGATCCTCGCAGCGGTCAAGCGGCGCACCGAGGTGTCGCAGACCATCGGCAAGGCCCGCATGGCCTCCGGAGGCACCCGACTGGTGCACAGCCGCGAGATGAAGGTCATCGAGCGCTACAGCGAGCTGGGCATCGAGGGCAAGAACCTGGCGATGCTGCTGCTGCGCCTGGGCCGCGGCCGGCTCGGCTACTAG
- a CDS encoding acyltransferase family protein, which produces MTAVSAAPIRVGPRQYVGPGQAIPALDGVRAVAVALVLAAHGGVPGFSGGFLGVDVFFVLSGFLITSLLLDEIGRTGRIGLRNFWIRRARRLLPALLVMVLTVVLVRELFASESTAGLRTEAVAALFWVSNWVFVAGHTDYFSQGAPPSPLQHTWSLGVEEQYYVLWPLLLAAVVAALAAIAYRRGVPLSSRAVRRTVLAIAILGCLASAAATMRWTTEESLNRVYFGTDTRAQALLLGAAAAALLVRDWRGMTAGLEILRTRWARWLCRALPVVGLVMLVMAARFATGTAQEFRSGLLIIVAVAAVLIIAPVALAQDGPVAKVLSMAPLVGLGAISYGVYLWHWPIFLVLNGERTGAEGWRLFALRCAATIAVAAVSWWLIEQPIREWRPRLVPMLPLAGATAATAAVVTLTVMPAGVTPLRTPDPLINSAALVAPEIPVEVTRPARQRAPGDLQVAVFGDSIAWTLMRYLPETPGVEFADYTTIGCGIARGGPYEYVGQELNQKPECDAWPSRWAQRIAHAQPDVVLLVVGRWEVVDRMNEGRWTHIGEPGYNAYLRAELRRALDILGSTGARIVATTEPYNRRAEKPDGSLYPEDQPTRVETWNSLLRSVVAERPNAAVLDLNAKLSPNGYYQTKLDGIRLRSDGVHPTPEAVKWLTPWLVEALKPQQ; this is translated from the coding sequence GTGACTGCCGTGAGTGCGGCGCCGATCCGGGTGGGGCCGCGCCAGTATGTCGGTCCCGGCCAGGCCATTCCGGCGCTCGACGGGGTGCGGGCGGTCGCCGTCGCGCTGGTGCTGGCGGCCCACGGCGGGGTGCCCGGCTTTTCCGGCGGGTTCCTCGGCGTCGACGTCTTCTTCGTGCTCAGCGGGTTTCTCATCACCTCGCTGTTGCTCGACGAGATCGGTCGTACCGGCCGAATCGGGCTGCGGAACTTCTGGATTCGCCGTGCTCGCCGGTTGCTTCCGGCGCTGCTGGTGATGGTGCTGACCGTGGTGTTGGTGCGCGAGCTGTTCGCCTCCGAGTCCACCGCGGGCCTGCGCACCGAAGCGGTGGCGGCGCTGTTCTGGGTGTCGAACTGGGTCTTCGTTGCCGGACACACCGACTACTTCTCGCAGGGCGCTCCGCCGTCGCCGCTGCAGCACACCTGGTCGTTGGGTGTCGAAGAGCAGTACTACGTGCTGTGGCCGCTGTTGCTGGCCGCGGTGGTGGCCGCGCTGGCCGCCATCGCCTACCGCCGCGGCGTGCCACTGTCGAGCCGCGCGGTGCGGCGGACGGTGCTGGCGATCGCGATCCTCGGATGCCTGGCATCGGCGGCGGCGACCATGCGGTGGACCACCGAGGAGTCACTCAACCGCGTCTACTTCGGGACCGACACCCGCGCGCAGGCGCTGCTGTTGGGCGCCGCGGCCGCGGCGCTGCTGGTCCGGGATTGGCGTGGGATGACCGCCGGCCTGGAGATACTGCGCACCAGGTGGGCGCGTTGGCTGTGCCGCGCTCTTCCGGTCGTCGGGCTGGTGATGCTGGTGATGGCGGCGCGCTTTGCCACCGGCACCGCGCAGGAGTTCCGCAGCGGATTGCTGATCATCGTCGCGGTGGCCGCGGTACTCATCATCGCGCCGGTCGCGCTGGCGCAGGACGGTCCGGTCGCCAAGGTGCTGTCGATGGCGCCGCTGGTCGGCCTCGGTGCGATCTCCTACGGCGTGTACCTGTGGCACTGGCCGATCTTCCTGGTGCTCAATGGTGAACGCACCGGCGCCGAGGGGTGGCGACTGTTCGCGCTGCGCTGCGCGGCCACCATCGCCGTCGCGGCGGTGTCGTGGTGGCTGATCGAGCAACCGATCCGGGAATGGCGCCCGCGGCTGGTGCCGATGCTGCCGTTGGCCGGGGCGACCGCAGCCACGGCGGCGGTGGTGACGTTGACCGTGATGCCGGCCGGGGTCACGCCACTCAGGACGCCGGACCCGCTGATCAATTCAGCCGCGCTGGTCGCGCCCGAGATACCGGTGGAGGTCACCCGGCCGGCGCGTCAGCGGGCCCCGGGGGACCTGCAGGTCGCGGTGTTCGGTGACTCGATCGCATGGACGCTGATGCGCTACCTGCCCGAGACCCCGGGAGTGGAGTTCGCCGACTACACCACGATCGGCTGCGGCATCGCCCGCGGTGGACCCTATGAATACGTCGGTCAGGAGCTCAACCAGAAGCCCGAGTGCGACGCTTGGCCCAGCCGGTGGGCCCAACGCATCGCCCACGCCCAACCCGACGTCGTGCTGCTGGTCGTCGGGCGGTGGGAGGTCGTCGACCGGATGAACGAAGGCAGGTGGACGCACATCGGTGAACCGGGGTACAACGCCTACCTGCGCGCCGAGCTGCGCCGTGCGCTCGACATCCTGGGCTCGACCGGAGCACGCATCGTCGCGACGACCGAACCGTACAACCGGCGCGCTGAGAAGCCGGACGGCAGCTTGTATCCCGAGGATCAGCCCACCCGCGTCGAGACCTGGAACTCGCTCCTGCGCAGCGTTGTTGCCGAGCGCCCGAATGCCGCGGTGCTCGACCTCAACGCCAAGCTCAGCCCGAACGGCTACTACCAGACCAAACTCGACGGCATCCGGTTGCGCAGTGATGGGGTGCATCCCACCCCGGAGGCGGTCAAGTGGCTGACGCCGTGGTTGGTGGAGGCGCTCAAACCTCAGCAGTGA
- a CDS encoding NAD-dependent succinate-semialdehyde dehydrogenase has translation MDTATLLKSVPTGLWIGGQEREGASTFNVLDPSNDEVLTAVADGTADDAAAALDAACAVQSEWAATPARTRGEILRSVFEAITERADEIATLMTLEMGKVLAESKGEVTYGAEFFRWFAEEAVRIDGRYTHSPAGTGRILVTKQPVGPCYAITPWNFPLAMGTRKMGPAFAAGCTMIVKPAQETPLTMLLLAKLMDEAGLPKGVLSVLPTSSPGPVTERLINDGRLRKLTFTGSTGVGKALVKQSADKLLRTSMELGGNAPFIVFDDADVNAAVDGAVLAKMRNGGEACTAANRFHVANAVREEFTDKLVRRMSEFTLGNGLDDDSKLGPLISAKQVGTVTELVSDAVSRGATVAVGGVASDGPGNFYPATVLTDVPAGARILKEEVFGPVAPIAGFDTEEEGIAAANDTEYGLAAYIYTQSLDRALRVAESLESGIVGINRGVISDAAAPFGGIKESGFGREGGTEGIEEYLETKYIALTK, from the coding sequence ATGGACACCGCGACGCTGTTGAAGTCAGTTCCCACCGGCCTCTGGATCGGCGGCCAGGAGCGCGAAGGCGCATCGACGTTCAACGTTCTGGACCCCAGCAACGACGAGGTGCTGACCGCCGTCGCCGACGGCACCGCCGACGACGCTGCCGCCGCGCTGGACGCGGCGTGCGCGGTCCAGTCCGAATGGGCGGCGACGCCGGCTCGGACCCGCGGTGAGATCCTGCGCTCGGTGTTCGAGGCGATCACCGAGCGAGCTGATGAGATCGCCACGCTGATGACGCTGGAGATGGGCAAGGTGCTGGCCGAGAGCAAAGGCGAGGTCACCTACGGCGCCGAATTCTTCCGCTGGTTCGCCGAGGAAGCCGTGCGCATCGATGGCCGCTACACCCACAGCCCCGCCGGAACCGGCCGCATCCTGGTGACCAAGCAACCCGTCGGCCCGTGCTACGCCATCACGCCGTGGAACTTCCCGCTGGCCATGGGCACCCGCAAGATGGGGCCGGCGTTCGCGGCGGGCTGCACGATGATCGTCAAGCCCGCACAGGAGACCCCGCTGACCATGCTGTTGCTGGCCAAGCTGATGGACGAAGCCGGTCTGCCCAAGGGTGTGCTGTCGGTGCTGCCGACCAGCAGTCCCGGCCCGGTCACCGAGCGGTTGATCAACGACGGCCGGTTGCGCAAGCTGACCTTCACCGGTTCCACCGGCGTGGGTAAGGCCCTGGTCAAACAGTCGGCAGACAAGCTGCTGCGGACCTCGATGGAGCTCGGCGGCAACGCGCCGTTCATCGTGTTCGACGACGCCGACGTCAACGCCGCGGTCGACGGTGCCGTGCTGGCCAAGATGCGCAACGGAGGCGAGGCCTGCACCGCGGCCAACCGGTTTCACGTGGCCAACGCAGTGCGCGAGGAGTTCACCGACAAACTGGTCCGGCGGATGAGCGAGTTCACCCTCGGCAACGGGCTCGACGACGACTCCAAGCTCGGGCCGCTGATCAGCGCCAAGCAGGTCGGCACCGTGACCGAACTGGTCAGTGATGCTGTCTCGCGCGGGGCGACCGTGGCCGTCGGCGGCGTCGCTTCCGACGGTCCCGGCAACTTCTACCCGGCCACCGTGCTGACCGACGTGCCTGCCGGCGCCCGGATCCTCAAGGAAGAGGTGTTCGGACCGGTCGCCCCGATCGCCGGGTTCGACACCGAAGAAGAGGGCATCGCCGCGGCCAACGACACCGAGTACGGCCTGGCCGCCTACATTTATACGCAGTCACTGGACCGCGCCCTGCGCGTCGCCGAAAGCCTTGAGTCCGGCATCGTCGGCATCAATCGCGGGGTCATCTCTGATGCGGCCGCCCCGTTCGGCGGCATCAAGGAATCAGGTTTCGGCCGCGAGGGTGGCACCGAGGGCATCGAGGAATACCTGGAAACCAAGTACATAGCCCTGACGAAATAG
- the pgi gene encoding glucose-6-phosphate isomerase — protein sequence MGSDITATPAWQALARHHDDIGTVHLRDLFAQDPARGSEMTLTVGDLYIDYSKHRLTRETLGLLVDLAHAAELPARRDAMFAGVHINTSEDRAVLHTALRLPRDASLAVDGQDVVTDVHQVLDRMGDFTDRLRNGQWRGATGERITTVVNIGIGGSDLGPVMVYQALRHYADAGISARFVSNVDPADLVATLDGLDPASTLFVIASKTFSTLETLTNATAARRWLTDALGDDAVSAHFVAVSTNAELVAEFGIDTDNMFGFWDWVGGRYSVDSAIGLSVMAVIGRERFAEFLEGFHIVDEHFRSAPLEVNAPVLLGLIGLWYNNFFGAETRAVLPYSNDLARFAAYLQQLTMESNGKSVRADGSAVTSQTGEIFWGEPGTNGQHAFYQLLHQGTRLVPADFIGFSEPTDDLPTADGTGSMHDLLMSNFFAQTQVLAFGKTAAEIAAEGTAADVVAHKVMPGNRPSTSILGSRLTPSVVGQLIALYEHQVFVEGIIWGIDSFDQWGVELGKTQAKALLPVLIDAGSPAEQTDSSTDALVRHYRVQRGRSG from the coding sequence ATGGGTTCTGACATCACCGCCACACCCGCATGGCAGGCGCTGGCCCGTCATCACGACGACATCGGCACCGTGCACCTGCGCGACCTGTTCGCCCAGGATCCCGCACGGGGCTCCGAGATGACGCTGACGGTCGGTGATCTCTACATCGACTACAGCAAGCACCGCCTGACCCGGGAAACTCTGGGTCTGCTGGTGGATCTGGCGCACGCGGCCGAGCTGCCCGCCCGCCGCGACGCGATGTTCGCCGGGGTGCACATCAACACCTCTGAGGACCGGGCGGTGCTGCACACCGCGCTGCGGTTGCCCCGCGACGCGTCGCTGGCGGTAGACGGTCAGGACGTCGTCACCGACGTGCACCAGGTCCTCGATCGGATGGGCGACTTCACCGACCGCTTGCGCAACGGGCAATGGCGAGGCGCCACCGGCGAGCGCATCACGACGGTGGTCAACATCGGTATCGGCGGTTCGGATCTGGGTCCGGTGATGGTGTACCAGGCGTTGCGTCACTACGCCGACGCCGGCATCTCGGCACGCTTCGTGTCCAACGTCGACCCCGCCGACCTGGTGGCCACACTCGACGGACTCGACCCGGCCAGCACGCTTTTCGTGATCGCGTCAAAGACGTTCTCGACCCTGGAGACGCTGACCAATGCCACGGCGGCACGGCGCTGGCTCACCGATGCACTCGGAGACGACGCGGTGTCTGCGCATTTCGTCGCGGTATCGACCAATGCCGAGCTCGTCGCCGAGTTCGGCATCGACACCGACAACATGTTCGGTTTCTGGGACTGGGTCGGCGGTCGCTATTCGGTCGACTCGGCGATCGGGCTGTCGGTGATGGCGGTGATCGGCAGGGAGCGCTTCGCGGAATTCCTGGAAGGCTTCCACATCGTCGACGAACATTTCCGTTCGGCACCACTGGAGGTCAATGCACCGGTGCTGCTGGGCCTGATCGGGCTCTGGTACAACAACTTCTTCGGCGCGGAAACCCGTGCGGTACTCCCCTATTCGAACGACCTAGCGCGTTTCGCGGCGTATCTCCAGCAGCTGACCATGGAGTCCAACGGCAAATCAGTGCGCGCCGACGGCTCAGCGGTGACGTCGCAGACCGGCGAAATCTTCTGGGGCGAGCCGGGAACCAATGGCCAGCACGCGTTCTATCAGTTGCTTCACCAGGGCACTCGGCTGGTGCCGGCTGACTTCATCGGGTTCAGCGAGCCGACCGACGATCTGCCGACCGCCGACGGCACCGGAAGCATGCACGACCTGTTGATGAGCAACTTCTTCGCCCAAACTCAGGTGCTCGCCTTCGGCAAGACCGCCGCGGAGATAGCGGCCGAGGGCACCGCGGCAGATGTGGTGGCCCACAAGGTGATGCCCGGCAACCGGCCCAGCACGTCGATTCTGGGGAGCCGGCTGACCCCCTCGGTGGTCGGTCAACTGATCGCGCTCTACGAGCATCAGGTGTTCGTCGAAGGCATCATCTGGGGGATCGACTCCTTCGACCAGTGGGGCGTGGAGTTGGGCAAGACCCAGGCAAAGGCACTGCTGCCCGTCCTCATCGACGCGGGATCCCCTGCAGAGCAGACGGATTCGTCGACCGATGCGCTGGTGCGTCACTACCGCGTCCAGCGCGGACGGTCGGGCTGA
- a CDS encoding helix-turn-helix transcriptional regulator has protein sequence MSPVRRGETRPIHNRIGVLRAERKMSRAQLAELIDVNPQTVGALERGDHYPSLDLAFRICEVFDLPVEAVFSREPFTPLSAELYRKNVPT, from the coding sequence GTGAGTCCAGTCCGGCGAGGGGAGACGCGGCCCATCCACAACCGCATCGGTGTCCTGCGTGCCGAGCGGAAGATGTCCCGCGCGCAGCTCGCCGAGCTCATCGACGTCAACCCGCAGACCGTCGGCGCCCTCGAACGTGGCGATCACTACCCCAGCCTCGATCTGGCGTTTCGGATCTGCGAGGTGTTCGACCTGCCGGTCGAAGCCGTGTTCTCGCGTGAGCCCTTCACCCCGTTGTCGGCCGAGCTCTACCGGAAGAACGTCCCAACCTGA
- a CDS encoding SDR family oxidoreductase, which translates to MTRQKILITGASSGLGAGMARAFAAKGRDLALCARRTDRLDELKTELLQRYPGIKIAIAALDVNDHEQVPKVFGELRDELGGIDRVVVNAGIGKGYPLGGGKPWANKATIETNLVAALVQIETALEIFKAAGAGHLVLISSVLGNVGVPGHKAAYCASKAGLTSLGQSLRAEYSSGPIAITVIEPGYIESEMTAKANKTLLMVDNETGVRAMIEAIEKEKGRAVVPGWPWWPLVELMKVLPPRFTHRFA; encoded by the coding sequence ATGACTCGGCAGAAGATCCTGATCACCGGAGCGAGCTCGGGGCTCGGCGCGGGGATGGCCCGCGCATTCGCCGCCAAGGGCCGTGACCTGGCGTTGTGCGCGCGTCGCACCGACCGTCTCGACGAGCTCAAGACTGAGCTGCTCCAGCGGTATCCAGGAATCAAGATCGCGATCGCGGCGCTCGACGTCAACGATCACGAACAAGTGCCCAAGGTGTTCGGCGAGTTGCGCGACGAACTCGGCGGCATCGACCGTGTCGTGGTCAATGCCGGCATCGGTAAGGGCTACCCGCTCGGGGGTGGTAAGCCCTGGGCCAACAAGGCCACCATCGAGACCAACCTCGTCGCCGCGCTCGTGCAGATCGAGACCGCGCTTGAGATCTTCAAGGCGGCCGGCGCGGGGCACCTGGTGTTGATCTCGTCGGTGCTGGGCAATGTTGGTGTCCCTGGGCACAAGGCTGCCTACTGCGCGAGCAAGGCCGGACTGACTTCGCTGGGACAGTCGCTGCGTGCCGAGTACTCGTCGGGGCCGATCGCGATCACGGTGATCGAGCCCGGCTACATCGAGTCGGAGATGACCGCCAAGGCCAACAAGACCCTGTTGATGGTCGACAACGAGACCGGCGTGCGCGCGATGATCGAGGCGATCGAGAAGGAAAAGGGTCGGGCCGTGGTACCCGGCTGGCCGTGGTGGCCGCTGGTCGAGCTGATGAAGGTGCTGCCCCCGCGGTTCACCCACCGCTTCGCGTGA
- a CDS encoding zinc finger domain-containing protein: MPQIAALGPDALSLTDDGLAEALAGQSGRIKTVITDQKVIAGIGNAYSDEILHVAKLSPFATAGKLSDAQLADLHDAMIAVLTDAVTRLVGQQAATLKGEKRSGLRVHARTGLPCPVCGDTVREVSFADKSFQYCPTCQTGGKVLADRRMSRLLK; this comes from the coding sequence GTGCCGCAGATCGCCGCGCTCGGACCGGATGCGTTGTCGTTGACGGATGATGGACTGGCCGAGGCGCTGGCCGGCCAGTCCGGCCGGATCAAGACCGTCATCACCGACCAGAAGGTGATCGCGGGCATCGGAAATGCGTACAGCGACGAGATCCTGCACGTGGCCAAGCTGTCGCCGTTCGCGACGGCGGGCAAGCTCTCCGACGCGCAGCTGGCCGATCTGCACGACGCGATGATCGCGGTGCTCACCGATGCGGTGACCCGGTTGGTGGGACAACAGGCGGCGACGTTGAAGGGGGAGAAGCGGTCCGGACTGCGGGTGCACGCGCGTACCGGTCTGCCGTGCCCGGTGTGTGGTGACACCGTGCGCGAAGTGTCCTTCGCCGACAAGTCCTTCCAGTACTGCCCGACCTGTCAGACCGGCGGCAAGGTGCTCGCCGACCGCCGGATGTCGCGGCTGCTCAAATAG
- a CDS encoding phage holin family protein, with amino-acid sequence MTSFLLRAALTGLALWLVTLVVPGIAFVGGDTTLARVGVIFVVAVIFGLVNAVVKPVVQILSIPLYILTLGLFHIVINAFMLWLTAWITEHTTGWGLAIDNFWWTAIWAAIVLSLVSWLLSLAVRAH; translated from the coding sequence ATGACGTCGTTTCTGTTGCGTGCCGCGCTGACCGGTCTTGCGTTGTGGCTCGTCACGCTGGTGGTGCCGGGCATCGCGTTCGTCGGCGGTGACACCACGCTCGCGCGGGTCGGTGTCATCTTCGTGGTGGCGGTGATCTTCGGGCTGGTCAACGCGGTCGTCAAGCCGGTGGTGCAGATCCTGTCGATCCCGCTCTACATCCTGACGCTGGGACTGTTCCACATCGTGATCAACGCGTTCATGCTGTGGCTCACCGCGTGGATCACCGAACACACCACCGGCTGGGGCCTGGCGATCGACAACTTCTGGTGGACGGCGATCTGGGCCGCGATCGTGTTGTCCCTCGTGAGTTGGTTGCTGTCGCTGGCAGTCAGGGCACACTGA
- a CDS encoding diiron oxygenase, with protein sequence MTATKTTRGEFAERLLKGSVKKSYEPVVDIDWDAPLDPDRFFLPPEVVTLYGTAQWNAMSRPQQIELSRQELVNILSAGIWFENILNQALLRDLMHKNPTAATTHYALTELGDETRHMVMFGKTIARVGGIPVRPRLFHRIVINSLPFVFRGDLLWGAALVGEEIFDALQRQILDDPELQPIVSRLMRIHVTEEARHIQFARDGLRRSAPTMPRYRRVLLANLHGLGGPFYRMLFTLPIQYRRAGLDGRQMRAAARRNPHFRASCVSSFASLAAFFEEVGLMGRVGRSLWRRAGFL encoded by the coding sequence ATGACGGCGACCAAGACGACCCGCGGCGAATTCGCCGAGCGACTCCTCAAGGGGTCGGTCAAGAAGTCCTACGAGCCGGTGGTCGACATCGACTGGGACGCCCCACTGGATCCGGACAGATTCTTTCTGCCGCCGGAGGTCGTCACGCTCTACGGCACCGCGCAGTGGAACGCCATGAGCCGACCACAGCAGATCGAACTGAGCCGCCAGGAACTGGTCAACATTCTTTCGGCCGGCATCTGGTTTGAGAACATCCTCAACCAAGCACTGCTACGCGACCTGATGCACAAGAACCCCACCGCCGCGACCACCCACTACGCGTTGACCGAACTCGGCGACGAGACCCGCCACATGGTGATGTTCGGCAAGACCATCGCCCGGGTGGGTGGAATTCCGGTGCGCCCGAGACTCTTTCACCGCATCGTGATCAACTCGCTGCCCTTTGTGTTCCGTGGCGACTTGCTGTGGGGCGCGGCTCTGGTGGGTGAGGAGATCTTCGACGCGCTGCAACGCCAAATCCTCGACGACCCCGAATTGCAGCCGATCGTCTCGCGGCTCATGCGGATTCACGTCACCGAGGAGGCGCGCCACATCCAGTTCGCCCGGGACGGCCTGCGCAGGTCCGCCCCGACCATGCCGCGCTACCGCCGCGTGCTGCTGGCCAACCTGCACGGCCTGGGCGGGCCGTTCTACCGCATGTTGTTCACCCTGCCGATCCAGTACCGGCGCGCCGGGCTCGACGGCCGGCAGATGCGCGCGGCTGCGCGCCGAAATCCGCATTTCCGAGCCAGTTGCGTCTCGTCCTTCGCGTCGCTGGCGGCCTTCTTCGAGGAGGTGGGCCTGATGGGACGAGTCGGCCGAAGCCTTTGGCGCAGAGCTGGATTCCTGTGA